In the Brassica napus cultivar Da-Ae chromosome A7, Da-Ae, whole genome shotgun sequence genome, one interval contains:
- the LOC106355950 gene encoding protein ROOT HAIR DEFECTIVE 3 homolog 1-like produces MDKSEGCCSVQLIDGDGIYNVSGIDHFIKEVKLGECGLSYAVVSIMGPQSSGKSTLLNSLFGTNFMEMDAFKGRSQTTKGIWLARCAGIEPCTLVMDLEGTDGRERGEDDTAFEKQSALFALAISDIVLINMWCHDIGREQAANKPLLKTVFQVMMRLFSPRKTTMLFVIRDKTRTPLENLEPVLREDIQKIWDSVPKPEAHKETPMSDFFNVEVVALSSYEEKEEQFKEQVASLRQRFMHSIAPGGLAGDRRGVIPASGFAFSADQIWRVIKENKDLDLPAHKVMVATVRCEEIANEKFSHFISNEDWRKLDEEVQAGPVSNFGKRLTSILGSCLSEYDGEATFFDEGVRSSKRHQLQEKLLQLVNPAFQDVLGHIRFGMLEKFKASFDKALEIGEGFSSASSAWFKSCMAQFDEECAGAIVEQADWDTAKVRDKLVRDIEVHISSIRTSKLSELTSQYESKLHGALSEPVEALLEGANDETWRTVKKLHRRETESAVSGFSSALACFDIEEEIRDKMVKSLQEYSRGVIESKAKEEAGRVLMRMKERFGTIFSHDSDSMPRVWTGKEDIRAITKAARSASLKLLSVMVVIRLGDETDNIEKTLSVALLDPTTSKKSITASDPLASSTWDEIPSSRTLITPVQCKSIWRQFKTETEYTVTQAISAQEANKRGSNWLPPPWAILALILLGFNEFMTLLRNPLYLGLLFVGFLLLKALWTQLDIPGEFRNGVVPGLISISAKFVPTVMNLLKNLAAEGEAPPTANPENRRPSNNTSSHASSSENPTEHKSGSKTD; encoded by the exons ATGG ATAAGAGCGAGGGATGTTGTTCTGTACAGCTTATAGACGGAGATGGTATATACAATGTCTCTGGCATCGACCATTTCATAAAAGAGGTGAAACTAGGAGAGTGTGGCCTCTCTTATGCTGTTGTCTCCATCATGGGTCCTCAAAGCAGCG GGAAGAGTACATTATTGAATAGTTTGTTTGGAACAAACTTTATGGAGATGGATGCATTCAAGGGAAG GTCCCAGACCACAAAAGGTATCTGGCTTGCAAGATGTGCTGGTATAGAGCCTTGCACACTTGTAATGGATTTGGAGGGCACAGATGGAAGGGAGAGAGGAGAG GATGATACTGCATTTGAGAAACAAAGTGCTCTTTTCGCTCTTGCTATCTCGGATATCGTCTTGATCAACAT gtGGTGTCACGATATTGGACGTGAACAAGCTGCTAATAAACCTCTCTTGAAAACTGTCTTTCAG GTTATGATGAGACTGTTTAGTCCACGCAAAACAACAATGCTGTTTGTAATAAGAGATAAAACCAGG ACGCCATTGGAGAACTTAGAGCCTGTCTTAAGAGAAGATATTCAGAAG ATATGGGATTCTGTTCCAAAGCCTGAAGCACACAAAGAAACTCCAATGAGTGACTTCTTCAAT GTTGAAGTTGTTGCTCTTTCCAGTTATGAGGAGAAGGAAGAACAGTTTAAAGAGCAG GTTGCTAGTTTGAGACAACGGTTCATGCATTCTATTGCACCGGGTGGTCTTGCTGGAGACAGAAGAGGAGTAATTCCAGCTTCAGGTTTTGCATTTAGTGCAGATCAAATCTGGAGAGTTATCAAGGAGAATAAAGATCTTGACCTTCCTGCCCACAAG GTCATGGTAGCTACCGTGCGGTGTGAAGAAATTGCAAATGAGAAGTTTTCTCATTTCATTTCTAACGAG GACTGGCGCAAACTTGATGAGGAGGTGCAAGCTGGTCCAGTTTCTAATTTTGGAAAGAGGCTTACTTCTATTCTTGGTTCTTGCTTATCAGA atATGATGGGGAGGCTACATTCTTTGATGAAGGTGTCAGATCTTCAAAGAGACATCAACTTCAAGAAAAGCTTCTCCAA CTAGTGAACCCAGCGTTTCAAGATGTGTTAGGACACATAAGATTTGGGATGCTTGAAAAGTTCAAGGCTTCCTTTGATAAAGCTTTGGAGATTGGTGAAGGCTTTTCTTCAGCTTCCAGTGCTTGGTTCAAGTCTTGCATGGCTCAATTCGATGAAGAGTGTGCAGGTGCCATCGTTGAACAAGCCGACTGGGACACAGCTAAAGTAAGGGACAAGCTAGTTCGTGACATAGAGGTTCACATTTCTTCTATCAGGACTTCCAAGCTATCTGAACTTACAAGCCAGTACGAG TCCAAGCTTCATGGAGCATTGTCTGAACCAGTGGAAGCTTTGTTGGAAGGAGCGAATGATGAAACGTGGAGAACAGTAAAGAAGCTTCATCGGCGTGAAACTGAATCTGCTGTGTCTGGATTCAGTAGTGCATTAGCCTGTTTTGACATTGAAGAAGAGATAAGAGACAAGATGGTGAAAAGCCTTCAGGAGTATTCAAGAGGTGTCATAGAATCAAAGGCAAAGGAAGAAGCAGGACGCGTTCTGATGCGTATGAAAGAAAG GTTTGGTACAATCTTCAGCCATGATTCTGATTCAATGCCACGTGTTTGGACCGGGAAAGAAGATATTCGAGCTATTACTAAAGCAGCTAGATCAGCT TCCTTGAAGTTGCTTTCAGTAATGGTTGTGATCAGGTTGGGTGATGAAACTGATAACATAGAGAAGACACTATCTGTTGCTCTTTTGGATCCAACAACGTCTAAAAAAAGCATTACAGCATCTGATCCATTGGCTTCAAGCACTTGGGATGAG attccaTCATCAAGAACATTGATCACACCGGTCCAGTGTAAATCTATCTGGAGACAGTTCAAGACAGAAACCGAGTATACAGTGACTCAAGCCATATCTGCACAG GAAGCGAACAAGCGTGGTAGTAACTGGTTACCCCCTCCATGGGCAATTCTTGCATTGATCTTACTTGGATTTAACGAGTTCATGACTCTTCTAAG AAACCCTCTTTATCTCGGTCTCTTATTTGTCGGTTTCCTTCTCTTGAAAGCACTATGGACACAACTAGATATCCCTGGCGAGTTCCGCAATGGTGTA GTTCCAGGGCTCATATCGATATCAGCAAAGTTTGTTCCCACGGTCATGAACCTTCTCAAGAACCTTGCTGCGGAAGGTGAAGCTCCTCCCACAGCTAATCCAGAGAACCGTCGTCCAAGCAACAACACTTCTTCACATGCTTCCTCGTCAGAAAATCCAACAGAGCATAAAAGTGGCTCAAAGACAGATTAA
- the LOC106354245 gene encoding inorganic pyrophosphatase 1 produces MACNNNKNNIVVVFDFDKTIIDVDSDNWVIDELGFTDLFNQLLPTMPWNTVMDCMMKELHDQGKTIEEIKQALRTIPIHPRIVPAIKAAHALGCELRIVSDANMFFIETMVEHLGISELFSEINSNPGFVDEHDTLRISPYHDFTNSSHGCTLGTCPPNMCKGLVIERIQDSLAKEGKKKIYLGDGAGDYCPSLKLKAEDYVMPRKNFPVWDLISQNPLLVKATIREWTDGESLEKILMGTIEEIILEEEKEKKMLSTSAENTCKIHTISVGINVHHEPIMPRALRVSQSG; encoded by the exons ATGGCTTGCAACAACAATAAGAACAACATTGTCGTTGTGTTCGATTTTGACAAGACCATCATCGACGTTGATAGCGATAATTGGGTTATCGATGAACTTGGCTTCACTGATTTGTTCAATCAACTTCTCCCCACCATGCCTTGGAACACAGTCATG GATTGTATGATGAAAGAACTTCATGATCAGGGCAAAACAATTGAAGAGATCAAACAAGCCCTAAGAACAATCCCTATCCATCCACGGATCGTCCCTGCCATCAAAGCTGCACATGCTTTAGG GTGTGAGCTTAGGATAGTGAGCGATGCGAACATGTTCTTCATCGAGACCATGGTTGAGCATCTCGGGATTAGTGAACTCTTCTCTGAGATTAACTCGAACCCAGGATTTGTCGATGAGCATGACACGTTGAGAATTTCTCCTTACCATGATTTCACTAACTCCTCTCATGGTTGCACTCTTGGCACTTGCCCTCCTAACATGTGCAAG GGTTTAGTCATTGAGAGGATTCAAGATTCTCTAGCTAAAgaagggaagaagaagatttaTTTAGGAGATGGAGCTGGTGATTACTGTCCTAGCCTAAAACTAAAAGCTGAAGATTACGTGATGCCACGTAAGAATTTCCCGGTTTGGGATCTGATTAGTCAAAATCCGTTGCTGGTTAAAGCAACGATTAGAGAATGGACCGATGGTGAAAGCTTGGAGAAGATATTAATGGGAACCATTGAGGAGATTATCCTGgaggaagagaaggagaagaagatgttgagTACTAGCGCAGAGAATACTTGCAAGATTCATACAATCTCTGTCGGGATTAATGTTCATCATGAGCCTATTATGCCTCGTGCTCTTCGAGTTTCTCAGTCTGGTtag